A stretch of the Marmota flaviventris isolate mMarFla1 chromosome 12, mMarFla1.hap1, whole genome shotgun sequence genome encodes the following:
- the Gorab gene encoding RAB6-interacting golgin isoform X1, with product MCRGRRAGSPGFASRARSGCRRPGPMARDWAGFSEEELRRLKQNKDPFEPQRRLPGKKTRQQFQREKALLELSQRLGLQDGSASLPPEQLLSAPKQRLNTQEPHSSSPTLPSPLTLSSPVGDGKPQGIKSQSREPGLENSHDGHKNIEVLPPKPDCKLEKKKVELQEKSRWEILQQEQRLMEEKNKRKKALLAKAIAERSKRTQAETMKLKRIQKELQALDDMVSADIGILRNRIDQASLDYSYAQKRFDRAEAEYITAKLDLQRKTEIKEQLTEHLCTIIQQNELRKAKKLEELMQQLDVQADEETLELEVEVERLLREQEAEAGKRVASGERPCQSAEESATLQFVKEDRKPQEQSASLEVGEQCGSSSRIPCVSPDCPNQGVNDMSAAMASGSASVLFS from the exons ATGTGCCGGGGCCGCCGAGCTGGCAGTCCGGGCTTTGCGAGTCGGGCGCGCTCGGGGTGCCGGCGGCCGGGGCCCATGGCGCGAGACTGGGCGGGCTTCTCCGAGGAGGAGCtgaggagactgaagcagaataAAG ATCCATTTGAACCACAGCGCCGTCTCCCTGGGAAGAAAACTCGACAACAATTTCAGCGAGAAAAAGCCCTTCTAGAGCTAAGCCAGAGACTCGGACTTCAAGATGGATCAGCCTCGTTACCTCCAGAGCAGCTGCTTTCTGCACCAAAACAGAGACTTAACACTCAAGAACCACATTCTTCTTCCCCTACTCTTCCTAGTCCTCTTACACTCTCCTCTCCTGTTGGTGATGGAAAACCACAGGGTATTAAAAGTCAATCAAGGGAACCAGGACTTGAGAATTCCCATGATGGTCACAAAAATATTGAGGTCCTACCTCCAAAGCCTGATTGCaaattggagaaaaagaaagtggAATT GCAAGAAAAATCTCGTTGGGAAATCCTTCAACAAGAACAACgactaatggaagaaaaaaataaacgtAAGAAAGCTCTTTTGGCTAAAGCAATTGCAGAAAG ATCTAAAAGAACTCAGGCAGAGACCATGAAATTAAAGCGGATCCAGAAGGAGTTACAGGCTTTGGATGACATGGTGTCTGCTGACATTGGAATCCTCAGGAACCGGATTGATCAGGCCAGCCTGGACTATTCATATGCACA GAAGCGATTTGACAGGGCTGAAGCTGAGTATATTACAGCAAAGCTAGATCTGCAGCGAAAGACTGAGATAAAAGAGCAACTCACCGAGCACCTTTGTACAATCATACAGCAAAATGAGCTCCGGAAGGCCAAAAAGTTGGAGGAGCTGATGCAGCAGCTAGATGTGCAAGCTGATGAGGAGACCTTGGAACTTGAGGTGGAGGTGGAAAGACTGCTCCGGGAACAGGAAGCAGAAGCAGGGAAACGAGTGGCTTCTGGAGAAAGACCATGTCAGTCTGCTGAGGAGAGTGCGACATTACAGTTTGTAAAAGAGGACAGAAAACCACAAGAACAGTCTGCTTCCCTAGAGGTAGGCGAACAGTGTGGAAGTTCCAGCAGGATCCCCTGTGTGAGTCCAGACTGCCCCAACCAAGGAGTTAATGACATGTCAGCTGCTATGGCCAGTGGAAGTGCCAGTGTTCTTTTCAGCTAA
- the Gorab gene encoding RAB6-interacting golgin isoform X2 — protein MEEKNKRKKALLAKAIAERSKRTQAETMKLKRIQKELQALDDMVSADIGILRNRIDQASLDYSYAQKRFDRAEAEYITAKLDLQRKTEIKEQLTEHLCTIIQQNELRKAKKLEELMQQLDVQADEETLELEVEVERLLREQEAEAGKRVASGERPCQSAEESATLQFVKEDRKPQEQSASLEVGEQCGSSSRIPCVSPDCPNQGVNDMSAAMASGSASVLFS, from the exons atggaagaaaaaaataaacgtAAGAAAGCTCTTTTGGCTAAAGCAATTGCAGAAAG ATCTAAAAGAACTCAGGCAGAGACCATGAAATTAAAGCGGATCCAGAAGGAGTTACAGGCTTTGGATGACATGGTGTCTGCTGACATTGGAATCCTCAGGAACCGGATTGATCAGGCCAGCCTGGACTATTCATATGCACA GAAGCGATTTGACAGGGCTGAAGCTGAGTATATTACAGCAAAGCTAGATCTGCAGCGAAAGACTGAGATAAAAGAGCAACTCACCGAGCACCTTTGTACAATCATACAGCAAAATGAGCTCCGGAAGGCCAAAAAGTTGGAGGAGCTGATGCAGCAGCTAGATGTGCAAGCTGATGAGGAGACCTTGGAACTTGAGGTGGAGGTGGAAAGACTGCTCCGGGAACAGGAAGCAGAAGCAGGGAAACGAGTGGCTTCTGGAGAAAGACCATGTCAGTCTGCTGAGGAGAGTGCGACATTACAGTTTGTAAAAGAGGACAGAAAACCACAAGAACAGTCTGCTTCCCTAGAGGTAGGCGAACAGTGTGGAAGTTCCAGCAGGATCCCCTGTGTGAGTCCAGACTGCCCCAACCAAGGAGTTAATGACATGTCAGCTGCTATGGCCAGTGGAAGTGCCAGTGTTCTTTTCAGCTAA